From the Nodularia sp. NIES-3585 genome, one window contains:
- a CDS encoding CopG family transcriptional regulator: MNKKWAVKRMTINLASNEAKNLEKYCEQTGRPATDVIRELIRALSITKQE; the protein is encoded by the coding sequence ATGAACAAAAAATGGGCGGTTAAGCGCATGACCATAAATCTGGCATCAAATGAAGCCAAAAACCTGGAAAAGTATTGTGAACAGACAGGCCGACCAGCAACTGATGTGATCAGAGAACTGATTCGAGCATTATCAATCACTAAACAAGAGTAG
- a CDS encoding cyclic nucleotide-binding domain-containing protein codes for MLSSVDRLLFVRRVPIFKELRDDFIVRLTSVMHELHFPANYTIFRQGEEGRSLYIVISGKVKVHIGDKKLAEVEQGKYFGEMAVFDTQPRSASATTLEPCEFLELTQEQLYDAIEETPEIAVNIIRELSRLIRRLNDDMNVTTSRSH; via the coding sequence ATGCTCAGTAGCGTTGACCGTTTATTATTTGTCCGGCGAGTGCCGATTTTTAAGGAATTGCGAGATGATTTTATTGTGCGGCTGACTTCAGTGATGCACGAGCTGCACTTTCCGGCCAATTATACTATTTTTAGGCAGGGAGAAGAAGGGCGATCGCTTTATATTGTGATTTCAGGTAAAGTTAAAGTCCACATTGGAGATAAAAAACTCGCAGAAGTAGAACAGGGAAAATACTTTGGTGAGATGGCAGTATTTGATACTCAACCTCGTTCGGCTTCAGCGACAACTTTAGAACCTTGCGAATTTTTGGAACTGACTCAAGAGCAACTCTATGATGCCATTGAAGAAACTCCTGAAATTGCAGTGAATATAATTAGAGAGTTATCTCGTCTGATTCGTAGACTGAATGACGATATGAATGTCACCACTTCTCGGAGTCATTAG
- a CDS encoding cation-transporting P-type ATPase has translation MSATAMGGRQSHEYHAIPAQEAAQTLNSDPEKGLTSGEVNNRLQEFGKNELKGKPGKPAWLRFLLQFNQALLYILLVAGLIKALLSQWTNAAVIWGVALVNAIIGFVQESKAEGAIAALAQAVTTEAMVIRNGQKSRIASQELVPGDIVLLTSGDKVPADLRLLNTRNLQVDESALTGESVPVEKSTTTVSADTPLAERVNIAYAGSFVTFGQGTGVVVATANATEMGRISQSLERQTNLSTPLTRKFDKFSHQLLYIILALAAMTFALGLGQGQSWPAMFEAAVALAVSAIPEGLPAVVTVTMAIGVDRMARRHAIIRKLPAVETLGGATVICSDKTGTLTENQMTVQGIYAGGDNFSVSGTGYNRDGEILFKQQPVDLESENFPTLKACLMAGLLCTDSHLEQTNGNWIVVGDPTEGALITVANKAGWNQSQMAELIPRIDGIPFESQFQYMATLHDSHESLEQAGDGARTIYVKGSVEAILSRCQEMLDANAEPEPVNPELIEQQVEALATQGMRVLAFAKKVVPDNQNSVDHEDIATGLIFLGLQGMIDPPRPEVIAAVRACKTAGIQVKMITGDHITTAKAIAERIGLERDGKVRAFEGRHLTQMDDNELTLAAEHGVVFARVAPEQKFRLVEALQSQGEIVAMTGDGVNDAPALRQADIGIAMGGAGTDVAREASDMLLTDDNFASIEAAVEEGRTVYQNLRKAIAFILPVNGGESMTILISALIAAPLPILSLQVLWLNMVNSVAMTVPLAFEPKSDRVMKRKPRNPREPLLSGTLFQRIAAVSLFNWILIFGMFEWVRQDTNNLELARTMAIQALVAGRIVYLLSISHLGNAIFRTLRGQKASIRDGKSMAFAILGTIVLQIIFSQWGVMNTLFRTAPLNLEQWLICLIPALPMLPLALFVNHIDPAE, from the coding sequence ATGTCTGCAACTGCAATGGGTGGCCGACAGTCACATGAATATCATGCAATACCAGCACAAGAAGCTGCACAAACCCTCAATAGCGACCCAGAGAAGGGTTTAACTTCAGGAGAAGTTAACAATCGACTGCAAGAATTTGGCAAGAATGAACTCAAGGGTAAACCCGGAAAGCCTGCTTGGTTGAGATTCTTATTACAATTTAATCAAGCACTTCTCTACATTCTGCTAGTCGCTGGACTAATTAAAGCACTGTTGAGTCAATGGACAAATGCCGCAGTGATTTGGGGCGTAGCATTGGTTAATGCCATTATCGGCTTTGTCCAGGAATCAAAGGCAGAAGGCGCGATCGCAGCTTTAGCCCAAGCCGTAACCACAGAAGCAATGGTGATCCGCAACGGGCAAAAATCTCGCATTGCTTCCCAAGAATTAGTCCCTGGGGATATAGTGTTGCTGACTTCTGGTGACAAGGTTCCGGCTGATTTGCGTTTGCTGAATACGCGCAATTTACAGGTAGATGAGTCAGCTTTAACTGGTGAATCTGTGCCTGTAGAAAAATCTACTACAACTGTCAGTGCAGATACTCCCTTAGCAGAACGGGTGAATATCGCCTATGCAGGTAGTTTTGTCACCTTTGGCCAAGGAACTGGGGTTGTAGTAGCTACAGCTAATGCTACAGAAATGGGGCGAATATCCCAGTCCCTAGAACGGCAGACTAACCTGAGTACACCCCTAACTCGCAAGTTCGATAAATTTAGTCACCAATTGCTCTACATTATTTTGGCACTAGCGGCAATGACTTTTGCCCTAGGCTTAGGTCAAGGACAATCCTGGCCAGCAATGTTTGAAGCAGCTGTGGCTTTAGCTGTGAGCGCAATTCCTGAAGGATTACCGGCAGTGGTGACAGTGACAATGGCCATTGGGGTAGATCGGATGGCACGCCGTCACGCCATTATTCGTAAATTACCAGCGGTGGAAACTTTAGGCGGTGCAACGGTAATTTGTTCTGATAAAACTGGCACTTTGACAGAAAATCAGATGACAGTCCAGGGAATTTATGCCGGAGGAGATAATTTTTCTGTGAGTGGTACAGGTTATAATCGGGATGGGGAGATTCTATTTAAACAGCAACCTGTGGATTTAGAATCAGAGAATTTCCCCACACTCAAAGCTTGTTTGATGGCTGGGTTACTCTGCACTGATTCTCATTTAGAACAAACGAATGGTAATTGGATTGTAGTTGGTGATCCCACTGAAGGTGCTTTAATTACAGTTGCGAATAAAGCAGGGTGGAATCAGTCTCAGATGGCTGAGTTAATTCCCCGAATCGATGGTATTCCCTTTGAATCTCAGTTTCAATATATGGCTACCCTACATGATAGCCATGAGTCATTAGAACAAGCCGGTGACGGTGCTAGAACTATTTACGTTAAAGGTTCTGTCGAGGCAATTTTGAGCCGTTGTCAGGAAATGCTCGATGCCAATGCTGAACCAGAACCAGTTAACCCAGAATTAATAGAACAGCAAGTAGAAGCTTTGGCTACCCAAGGGATGCGGGTATTGGCTTTTGCGAAGAAAGTTGTGCCAGATAACCAAAATTCGGTAGATCATGAAGATATTGCTACCGGGCTGATTTTCTTAGGCTTACAGGGGATGATTGACCCACCACGACCAGAAGTCATCGCTGCGGTGCGTGCCTGTAAAACTGCTGGGATTCAGGTGAAGATGATTACAGGTGACCACATTACCACAGCTAAAGCGATCGCTGAACGAATTGGTTTAGAAAGAGATGGCAAAGTGCGCGCCTTTGAGGGTAGACATCTCACCCAAATGGATGACAACGAACTCACCCTAGCCGCAGAACATGGTGTAGTATTTGCCAGAGTTGCTCCAGAGCAAAAATTTCGGTTAGTAGAAGCATTGCAATCTCAAGGCGAAATTGTCGCCATGACTGGAGATGGTGTCAATGATGCGCCAGCACTCAGACAAGCTGATATTGGCATAGCAATGGGTGGCGCAGGTACAGATGTGGCTAGAGAAGCCTCTGATATGTTGCTCACCGATGATAACTTTGCCTCTATTGAAGCCGCAGTGGAAGAAGGGCGGACAGTTTATCAGAACTTACGCAAAGCGATCGCCTTTATTCTACCAGTCAACGGTGGCGAATCGATGACAATTCTGATTAGTGCCTTAATTGCCGCACCGTTACCCATTTTATCACTGCAAGTCCTGTGGTTAAACATGGTTAACTCAGTAGCCATGACCGTACCTTTGGCATTTGAACCCAAATCTGACCGAGTAATGAAACGCAAACCCCGCAACCCACGGGAACCATTACTTTCCGGTACACTATTCCAGCGTATTGCCGCAGTGTCACTATTTAACTGGATACTAATTTTTGGGATGTTTGAATGGGTGCGTCAAGACACAAATAATCTTGAACTAGCGCGAACAATGGCAATTCAAGCTTTAGTTGCTGGGCGAATTGTTTATTTATTGAGCATCAGCCACTTAGGAAATGCCATATTCCGAACACTCAGAGGTCAGAAAGCCAGCATCCGCGATGGTAAATCAATGGCTTTTGCTATACTCGGCACAATAGTCCTACAAATCATCTTTAGTCAATGGGGTGTGATGAATACTTTGTTTAGAACTGCTCCATTGAATTTAGAGCAATGGCTAATTTGTTTAATTCCAGCTTTACCAATGTTACCTCTGGCTTTATTTGTAAATCACATTGATCCTGCGGAATAA
- a CDS encoding UPF0182 family protein has product MLWKWFFRLLIIFLGIWLFLDLVSRLGAEIFWFQNVGYLQVFLLRIITKGGLWILVAGVTTTFLIGNLRLAQQLKYPDSLKIKEVRREEAAIDSDLQNFLSPRYLRTDETQTPKSRTKPLRLVWLLPIALGLSLLVGLMLAHYGEIAVSYWHSPMIRTIPPVPPLFRAERIWQLMSVQIVSQGWYIALVAGIAIAIITYPGFFLNAIALAFSVLFAWVLSHNWARVLQYFSPTSFNASEPLFGLDISFYIFSLPFWELFELWLMGLFLYAFVAVSLTYLLCADSLSQGIFPGLSSQQQRHLYGLGGLFMLVVALSYWLSRYELVYSQRGVTYGASYTDVSAVLPAYTILCFFALVVAFYLLWRTFSWKPQSRYRQFIFYGLGLYLVLVVAADFVVPNVVQYLIVQPNELQREQPYIERTIALTRQAFDLDVIDAQTFNPTGDLTETDIQNNDLTIRNIRLWDQQPLLETNRQLQQIRLYYRFPDADIDRYRLFKEVPAKKPTATEAVTEANQEQNEVTERRQVLIAARELDYTAVPQQAQTWVNRHLIYTHGFGFTMSPVNTVGPGGLPEYFVKDIAGNDESPLTTSSEAIRDSVPIGEPRIYFGEITNTHVMTGTRVRELDFPSGSDNVYNIYDGVGGIGIGTGWRRLLFAMYLKDWQMLFTRDFLPDTKVLFRRNIKERIQAIAPFLQFDSDPYLVAADGSPDNGDGDFPSNGNYLYWIVDAYTTSDRYPYSDTTSAEINYIRNSVKIVIDAYHGTVNFYIADTRDPIINTWSKIFPHTFKPLSDLPATLLSHIRYPVDYFKIQSERLMTYHMTDPQVFYNREDQWQIPNEIYGSEARPVDPYYLITSLPTVPFVDAASAREEFILLLPYTPRQRSNLIAWLAARSDGENYGKLLLYVFPKERLVFGPEQIEARINQDPVISQQISLWNRQGSRAVQGNLLIIPIEQSLLYVEPIYLEATQNRLPTLVRVIVAFENRIVMAPTLEQALQGIFQPEVTPAPAIIRPVEEPAPSE; this is encoded by the coding sequence ATGTTATGGAAATGGTTTTTTAGATTATTAATAATATTCTTGGGAATTTGGCTATTCCTAGATTTAGTTTCGCGTCTGGGAGCAGAAATTTTCTGGTTTCAAAATGTGGGCTATCTGCAAGTATTTTTGTTGCGGATAATCACAAAAGGTGGTTTGTGGATACTTGTAGCTGGTGTAACGACTACCTTTCTCATCGGAAATCTGAGGTTAGCACAACAGCTAAAGTATCCCGATTCTTTGAAGATTAAGGAAGTCCGGCGTGAGGAAGCCGCAATTGACAGCGATTTACAAAACTTTCTCAGTCCTCGCTATCTCAGAACCGATGAAACACAAACACCTAAATCCCGGACTAAACCATTAAGATTAGTCTGGTTGCTACCCATAGCCTTGGGATTGAGCCTATTAGTGGGATTAATGCTGGCTCATTACGGCGAAATAGCCGTTAGTTATTGGCATTCTCCAATGATTAGGACTATTCCACCAGTTCCCCCCTTATTTCGAGCTGAGAGAATTTGGCAACTAATGAGCGTGCAAATTGTCTCTCAGGGTTGGTATATTGCCTTAGTTGCAGGAATTGCGATCGCCATCATAACTTATCCTGGTTTTTTCTTGAATGCGATCGCACTTGCTTTTAGTGTCCTATTTGCCTGGGTGCTATCTCACAACTGGGCCAGGGTACTGCAATATTTTAGCCCCACCTCCTTCAACGCTTCCGAGCCTTTATTTGGTTTGGATATTAGCTTCTATATATTTTCCCTGCCATTTTGGGAACTGTTTGAACTATGGCTAATGGGATTATTCTTGTATGCTTTTGTCGCTGTCAGCCTGACTTATCTCCTCTGTGCAGATAGTCTCAGTCAAGGGATTTTTCCTGGGTTATCGTCTCAACAACAGCGTCATTTATACGGCTTGGGTGGCTTATTTATGCTCGTTGTCGCCCTGAGTTATTGGCTAAGTCGTTATGAGCTAGTTTATTCTCAACGTGGGGTAACTTACGGTGCTAGTTATACCGATGTTTCGGCAGTTTTGCCAGCTTATACTATTTTGTGCTTCTTTGCCTTAGTAGTTGCCTTTTACCTGCTATGGCGGACATTTTCCTGGAAACCCCAGTCGCGGTATCGCCAATTTATATTTTATGGGTTGGGGCTGTATCTGGTGCTAGTTGTAGCAGCTGATTTTGTCGTACCTAACGTAGTGCAGTATTTAATTGTTCAGCCCAACGAATTACAACGAGAGCAACCATACATTGAGCGTACTATTGCTTTAACTAGGCAAGCATTTGATTTAGATGTCATCGACGCTCAAACCTTCAACCCCACAGGAGACTTAACCGAAACCGATATCCAAAATAATGATTTAACAATTCGTAATATTCGCCTTTGGGATCAACAACCCCTCTTAGAAACTAACCGTCAACTGCAACAAATTAGACTTTACTATCGGTTCCCCGATGCGGATATTGACCGCTACAGACTTTTTAAAGAAGTACCCGCAAAAAAACCCACAGCAACAGAAGCCGTTACAGAAGCTAACCAAGAACAGAATGAAGTCACAGAACGGCGACAGGTGTTAATTGCTGCCAGGGAATTAGACTATACTGCCGTACCCCAACAAGCTCAAACTTGGGTGAACCGCCATTTAATTTATACTCATGGTTTCGGTTTTACCATGAGTCCAGTGAACACTGTAGGGCCAGGTGGGCTACCAGAATATTTTGTGAAAGATATTGCTGGTAACGACGAAAGTCCCCTGACCACCTCCAGTGAAGCTATTCGTGATAGCGTTCCCATTGGAGAACCCCGGATTTATTTTGGTGAAATCACTAATACTCATGTCATGACTGGCACAAGAGTCAGAGAGTTAGATTTTCCCAGTGGTAGTGATAATGTTTACAACATTTATGATGGAGTAGGGGGCATTGGCATTGGTACAGGGTGGAGAAGATTACTATTTGCCATGTATTTAAAAGATTGGCAGATGTTATTTACACGGGACTTTTTACCAGATACCAAGGTATTATTTCGGCGGAATATTAAGGAACGTATTCAAGCGATCGCACCTTTTCTACAATTCGATAGTGACCCTTATTTAGTCGCCGCCGATGGTAGCCCCGATAATGGTGATGGTGATTTCCCTAGTAATGGCAATTATCTTTACTGGATTGTAGATGCTTATACTACAAGCGATCGCTATCCCTACTCCGACACCACCAGCGCTGAAATCAACTACATTCGTAACTCAGTCAAAATAGTCATTGATGCTTACCACGGGACTGTTAATTTTTACATAGCCGATACCCGTGACCCGATTATTAACACCTGGTCTAAAATATTTCCTCACACCTTCAAACCTCTCAGTGATTTACCTGCTACCCTCCTGAGTCATATTCGTTATCCAGTGGACTACTTCAAAATTCAATCTGAGCGATTGATGACCTACCACATGACAGACCCCCAGGTTTTTTATAACCGGGAAGACCAATGGCAAATACCCAACGAAATTTATGGTAGTGAAGCCCGTCCAGTAGACCCCTACTATTTAATTACCAGCCTCCCCACAGTCCCCTTTGTGGACGCAGCCTCTGCTAGAGAGGAATTTATCTTACTTTTGCCCTACACACCCAGACAACGCTCTAATTTAATTGCTTGGTTAGCAGCGCGGTCAGACGGTGAAAATTACGGTAAGCTACTACTATATGTATTTCCTAAAGAACGCTTAGTTTTCGGACCAGAGCAAATAGAGGCACGAATTAACCAAGACCCAGTAATTTCGCAGCAAATATCCCTATGGAATCGCCAGGGGTCAAGAGCAGTTCAGGGTAATCTGTTAATTATTCCCATTGAACAATCCTTATTGTACGTTGAGCCGATTTATTTAGAAGCCACGCAAAACAGACTACCGACTCTAGTCCGAGTAATTGTAGCCTTTGAAAACCGGATTGTCATGGCTCCAACACTAGAACAAGCATTACAGGGAATATTCCAGCCAGAAGTCACACCAGCCCCAGCGATTATTCGTCCTGTAGAGGAGCCAGCACCCTCTGAATAG
- a CDS encoding NAD(+) kinase — protein sequence MQLKQVIIAYKARDSQSKRWAELCAKQLENRHCQVLMGPSGPKDNPYPVFLASATQPIDLALVLGGDGTVLTSARHLAPAGIPILGVNIGGHLGFLTESVDEFEDTEKVWDRLFEDRYAIQRRMMLQAAVYEGQRTNLEPVTELYLALNEFCVKPASADRMITSILEMEIDSEVIDQYVGDGLIISTPTGSTGYTVSANGPIMHDGMEAVTITPICPMSLSSRPLVLPPGSVVSIWPLGDYDLSTKLWMDGVLSTSIWPGHRVDVRMADCRAKFIILRENNSYYQTLREKLLWAGTRVRYSNNHRN from the coding sequence GTGCAACTCAAGCAGGTAATCATTGCTTATAAAGCACGAGATTCTCAGAGTAAACGCTGGGCAGAACTCTGTGCTAAACAACTGGAAAACCGCCATTGTCAGGTATTGATGGGGCCTAGTGGGCCTAAAGATAACCCTTACCCGGTGTTTTTGGCTTCTGCCACTCAACCCATCGATTTGGCTTTGGTACTCGGTGGTGATGGTACTGTTTTGACTAGTGCCAGACATTTAGCCCCAGCTGGTATACCCATTCTTGGTGTAAATATTGGGGGTCATCTGGGCTTTTTAACCGAGTCAGTAGATGAGTTTGAAGATACAGAGAAGGTTTGGGATCGGCTATTTGAGGATCGCTATGCCATCCAGCGGCGGATGATGCTACAAGCGGCAGTGTATGAGGGTCAACGCACAAATTTGGAACCTGTGACTGAGCTCTACCTGGCTTTGAACGAATTTTGTGTGAAACCCGCTTCTGCTGACCGGATGATTACCTCAATTCTAGAAATGGAAATTGATAGTGAGGTAATCGATCAATATGTGGGGGATGGTTTGATTATTTCCACTCCCACTGGTTCTACTGGTTATACCGTTTCTGCCAATGGCCCGATTATGCACGATGGTATGGAGGCGGTTACCATCACTCCCATTTGTCCCATGAGTCTTTCTAGTCGCCCTCTAGTTTTACCTCCTGGTTCTGTGGTCAGCATCTGGCCTTTGGGGGACTATGATTTGAGTACAAAGCTGTGGATGGATGGGGTGTTATCTACGTCGATTTGGCCAGGACATCGGGTTGATGTGCGGATGGCTGATTGTCGGGCGAAGTTTATTATTTTGCGAGAGAACAATTCATATTATCAGACGCTGCGTGAGAAGCTGCTTTGGGCAGGTACAAGGGTTCGCTACAGTAATAATCACCGTAATTGA
- the nuoK gene encoding NADH-quinone oxidoreductase subunit NuoK, with protein sequence MQLQYFLLLAAALFCIGIYGLITSRNAVRVLMSIELLLNAVNLNLMAFSNFLDSTLIKGQVFTVFVITVAAAEAAVGLAIVLAIYRNRDTVDMEQFNLLKW encoded by the coding sequence ATGCAACTCCAGTACTTTTTATTACTAGCAGCAGCTTTGTTTTGTATTGGCATTTATGGTTTAATTACCAGTCGTAATGCCGTGCGGGTGTTAATGTCAATTGAGTTACTGCTGAATGCTGTTAATCTGAATTTAATGGCATTTTCCAACTTTCTCGATTCAACTTTAATTAAGGGTCAGGTATTCACCGTGTTTGTGATTACCGTGGCAGCTGCTGAAGCGGCGGTGGGTTTAGCCATTGTGCTGGCCATTTATCGCAACCGCGATACCGTCGATATGGAGCAGTTTAATCTCCTGAAGTGGTAA
- a CDS encoding NADH-quinone oxidoreductase subunit J, producing the protein MNLAEGVQFVALCILGAMMIGAALGVVLFSNVVYSAFMLGGVFISMAGIYLLLNGDFVAAAQVLVYVGAVNVLILFAIMLVNKREDFAPFPSAGLRKVLTGVVSLGLFGLLSVMVLGTPWKYSTPALVAPESSIVVIGEHFFTDFLLPFELASILLLIAMVGAIILARREYLPEEPTASKLQQSVLTLPERPRDLVSAGSETKE; encoded by the coding sequence GTGAATCTAGCCGAAGGAGTACAGTTTGTTGCGTTATGCATACTGGGCGCGATGATGATTGGAGCAGCTTTAGGAGTAGTGCTGTTCTCTAACGTTGTCTATTCTGCCTTTATGCTGGGGGGTGTGTTTATCAGCATGGCGGGAATCTACCTGTTGCTGAATGGTGACTTTGTAGCAGCAGCACAAGTGTTAGTTTATGTTGGGGCGGTTAACGTGCTGATTTTGTTTGCCATTATGTTGGTGAACAAGCGGGAAGATTTTGCGCCATTTCCCAGTGCTGGGTTGCGGAAAGTTCTTACAGGGGTAGTCAGCCTGGGATTATTTGGGCTGTTGAGTGTGATGGTATTGGGGACCCCTTGGAAATACTCAACACCTGCTCTTGTAGCTCCAGAAAGTTCTATAGTTGTGATTGGTGAGCATTTCTTCACTGACTTTTTACTACCTTTTGAACTGGCTTCAATATTGTTGCTGATAGCGATGGTGGGAGCAATTATTTTGGCACGTCGCGAGTATTTGCCTGAAGAACCAACAGCGTCAAAGTTGCAACAAAGTGTTTTGACTTTGCCAGAACGCCCCAGAGACTTGGTATCTGCTGGCAGCGAAACCAAAGAGTAA
- the ndhI gene encoding NAD(P)H-quinone oxidoreductase subunit I, whose translation MLKFLKQVGDYAKEAVQAGRYIGQGLAVTFDHMQRRPVTVQYPYEKLIPGERFRGRIHFEFDKCIACEVCVRVCPINLPVVDWEFEKANKKKKLKHYSIDFGVCIFCGNCVEYCPTNCLSMTEEYELSTYDRHELNFDNVALGRLPYKVTNDPMVTPLRELAYLPKGVMEPHDLPADAPRAGSRPEDLLEQTEKTNA comes from the coding sequence ATGCTCAAGTTCCTCAAACAAGTTGGTGATTACGCCAAAGAAGCAGTACAAGCTGGACGTTACATTGGTCAAGGGTTAGCTGTAACTTTCGACCATATGCAGCGGCGACCAGTTACAGTACAGTACCCCTACGAAAAACTGATTCCTGGCGAAAGGTTTCGCGGCCGGATTCACTTTGAGTTTGATAAATGTATCGCCTGTGAAGTCTGTGTCAGAGTTTGTCCAATCAATTTGCCAGTAGTGGATTGGGAATTTGAGAAAGCCAACAAAAAGAAAAAGCTCAAACACTACAGCATTGACTTTGGAGTTTGTATCTTCTGCGGTAACTGTGTGGAATATTGCCCAACTAACTGTCTATCGATGACAGAAGAGTATGAGCTATCCACTTACGATCGCCATGAATTGAACTTTGACAACGTAGCCCTAGGTCGTCTGCCTTACAAAGTCACAAATGACCCCATGGTTACGCCACTGCGCGAACTAGCTTACTTGCCCAAGGGTGTCATGGAACCTCACGACCTACCTGCTGATGCCCCTCGTGCTGGTTCTCGTCCAGAAGACCTGTTAGAACAAACAGAAAAAACGAATGCCTAG
- the nuoH gene encoding NADH-quinone oxidoreductase subunit NuoH, protein MNSGIDLQGTFIQSVMDLGIPAGTAKAIWMPLPMILMLIGATVGVLVCVWLERKISASVQQRIGPEFIGPFGLLAPVADGLKLVFKEDIVPAKADAWLFTIGPILVVLPVFLSYLIVPFGQNIVITNVGMGIFLWIAFSSIAPIGLLMAGYASNNKYSLIGGLRAAAQSISYEIPLSLSVLAVVMMSNSLSTIDIVNQQSGYGILGWNIWRQPVGFLIFWIAALAECERLPFDLPEAEEEIVAGYQTEYSGMKFALFYLSSYVNLVLSALLVAVLYLGGWDFPIPVNVIANWLGISEFNPVLQVATASLGIVMTLIKAYLLVFIAILLRWTVPRVRIDQLLDLGWKFLLPLALVNLLVTAALKLAFPFAFGG, encoded by the coding sequence ATGAACTCAGGAATTGACCTCCAAGGAACGTTTATTCAATCCGTCATGGATTTAGGAATACCAGCAGGGACAGCCAAAGCCATTTGGATGCCCTTGCCAATGATACTGATGCTGATTGGAGCAACAGTGGGGGTACTAGTCTGTGTTTGGTTAGAACGTAAGATTTCGGCATCAGTACAGCAGCGCATTGGCCCAGAATTTATTGGTCCTTTTGGTTTACTAGCTCCAGTCGCCGATGGTCTCAAGCTGGTATTTAAAGAAGATATCGTACCAGCTAAAGCTGATGCTTGGCTATTCACCATCGGTCCCATTTTAGTCGTACTCCCAGTATTTCTGTCCTATTTAATTGTCCCCTTTGGACAGAATATTGTAATTACAAACGTAGGCATGGGAATATTCCTGTGGATTGCGTTTTCTAGCATTGCCCCCATTGGGTTGTTAATGGCTGGTTACGCATCCAATAACAAGTATTCCCTCATCGGTGGCTTGCGGGCTGCGGCTCAGTCTATTAGCTACGAAATTCCGCTATCGTTGAGCGTGTTAGCCGTTGTCATGATGTCTAACAGTCTCAGCACCATTGATATTGTCAACCAGCAATCTGGCTATGGCATCCTCGGTTGGAACATTTGGCGGCAACCAGTAGGGTTTCTGATTTTTTGGATAGCAGCCCTGGCTGAATGCGAACGCTTGCCCTTTGACTTACCAGAAGCCGAGGAAGAAATCGTAGCTGGTTATCAGACCGAATACTCAGGGATGAAATTCGCGCTGTTTTACCTTAGTTCCTATGTCAACCTAGTGCTTTCTGCTTTACTGGTAGCAGTTTTATACTTAGGTGGTTGGGACTTTCCCATTCCTGTGAATGTCATAGCTAATTGGCTGGGAATCAGTGAATTCAATCCCGTCTTGCAGGTAGCAACGGCTTCTTTGGGTATCGTCATGACCCTAATCAAAGCCTATTTGCTAGTATTTATCGCCATCTTGTTACGTTGGACAGTACCACGGGTGCGGATTGACCAATTGTTAGATTTAGGATGGAAGTTTTTGTTGCCACTGGCTTTGGTTAATCTTTTAGTCACCGCAGCACTGAAACTGGCCTTTCCCTTCGCCTTTGGTGGATAA